The following proteins are co-located in the Lactobacillus sp. ESL0791 genome:
- a CDS encoding helveticin J family class III bacteriocin, translated as MKEYPKISLLTEISGGYDVVIQASNIANNNIYALQLRSDQQDTYVIKGSKTSGKMNKMPRLVLSGTDNDTAGGITQTLKYTGNNSWFIGTNQSANGYDIEIAQVCFPVSGRVAYHSHKELPRLSYLNRAGQEFGLAYNDKNIKHVEAAVSPDYQELLIASVDKSGNGYFSIYDMNEVSSVLDEVNVPGTVEKDVMITELSCKYAPNSPMDTREKRNVIEIPWNYPMNSWPSNPDSWKKANFSEASIDISGYISEFKSIQVTDYNMYLTVSYHNKLTNLKADKHRIYKIEWN; from the coding sequence ATGAAAGAGTATCCAAAAATTTCACTTCTTACAGAAATAAGTGGTGGGTATGATGTTGTTATTCAAGCGAGTAATATAGCAAACAATAATATTTATGCATTGCAACTTCGTTCTGATCAACAAGATACATATGTAATTAAAGGGTCTAAAACATCAGGAAAAATGAATAAGATGCCAAGATTAGTTTTATCTGGCACTGACAATGATACTGCTGGAGGTATTACTCAAACTTTAAAATATACCGGTAATAATTCATGGTTTATTGGTACCAATCAAAGTGCTAATGGATATGATATAGAAATTGCACAAGTATGCTTTCCCGTGTCAGGCAGAGTAGCATACCATTCACATAAAGAATTACCAAGATTATCGTATCTTAATCGTGCTGGTCAAGAATTCGGTTTAGCATATAACGATAAGAATATAAAACATGTCGAGGCAGCTGTTTCACCTGATTATCAAGAATTACTTATTGCAAGTGTTGATAAAAGCGGTAATGGTTATTTTTCAATTTATGATATGAATGAAGTTAGTTCTGTACTAGATGAGGTAAATGTACCTGGAACAGTAGAAAAGGATGTTATGATTACTGAATTATCATGTAAATATGCTCCTAATTCACCAATGGACACTAGAGAAAAAAGAAATGTTATAGAAATTCCTTGGAATTATCCTATGAACAGTTGGCCTAGCAATCCTGATTCTTGGAAAAAAGCTAATTTTTCCGAAGCATCAATAGATATTTCAGGATATATTTCTGAATTTAAGAGTATTCAAGTCACAGATTATAATATGTACTTAACGGTTTCATATC